A DNA window from Pseudodesulfovibrio thermohalotolerans contains the following coding sequences:
- a CDS encoding NADH-quinone oxidoreductase subunit D, whose translation MSAYQNLEQMKGDFYTQKFEAGKQDGTLIINMGPQHPSTHGVLRIVIEVDGEYIVRAEPVLGYLHRMHEKMGETQTWGGFIPNMGRVDYGHAMAWNWAYVGAVEKLMGIEVPERAEYLRVIMTEFNRLTSHLLWWGAYILDLGAFTPIMYAFDDREMILDILQRPSASRLTYSNFRVGGLQMDFDDKCIELMKTFIPHFRARLPMYHDLVTENIILRRRVEDIGIIDQDMCRRYGCTGPVLRGAGVPYDVRKDEPYSIYDRFDFEIPTQDTCCSMGRYKVRLAEMEQSMRIIEQALEQLPSAEGGHIVDKAPKPAMKPPTGEAYFNVEGGRGKIGVYVVSDGGKVPYRIKLRAPGFSNLSAFAEAATGTLLADAVAILGSLDLIIPEIDR comes from the coding sequence ATGTCGGCTTACCAAAATTTAGAACAGATGAAGGGTGATTTCTACACCCAGAAGTTCGAGGCCGGGAAGCAGGACGGTACCTTGATTATCAACATGGGTCCGCAACACCCGTCCACGCACGGCGTTTTGCGGATCGTGATCGAGGTTGACGGTGAATACATCGTTCGCGCCGAGCCCGTGCTGGGCTACCTGCACCGAATGCATGAAAAAATGGGCGAGACCCAGACCTGGGGAGGATTCATCCCCAACATGGGCCGCGTCGACTACGGTCACGCCATGGCCTGGAACTGGGCCTACGTGGGCGCTGTCGAAAAACTGATGGGCATCGAGGTGCCGGAAAGGGCGGAGTATCTGCGGGTCATCATGACCGAGTTCAACCGCCTGACCTCCCACTTGTTGTGGTGGGGCGCCTACATCCTCGACCTTGGGGCGTTCACGCCCATCATGTACGCCTTCGACGATCGCGAAATGATCCTGGACATCCTGCAGAGGCCGTCGGCCTCCAGGCTGACCTACAGTAATTTCCGCGTCGGCGGCCTGCAGATGGATTTCGACGACAAGTGCATAGAACTGATGAAAACGTTCATCCCGCACTTCCGAGCGAGATTGCCCATGTATCATGATCTCGTCACCGAAAACATCATCCTCCGGCGTCGAGTCGAGGATATCGGCATCATCGATCAGGACATGTGCCGCCGCTATGGCTGCACGGGTCCCGTGCTTCGTGGCGCCGGCGTCCCCTACGACGTGCGCAAGGACGAGCCCTACTCGATCTACGATCGTTTCGATTTCGAGATTCCGACGCAGGATACCTGCTGTTCGATGGGCCGCTACAAGGTCCGTCTCGCCGAGATGGAACAGAGTATGCGCATCATCGAGCAGGCGTTGGAGCAACTGCCGTCCGCCGAGGGCGGTCACATCGTGGACAAGGCTCCCAAACCGGCGATGAAACCGCCGACGGGCGAGGCCTACTTCAATGTGGAAGGGGGCCGCGGGAAGATCGGCGTCTACGTGGTTTCCGACGGCGGCAAGGTCCCGTACCGGATCAAGCTGCGCGCACCGGGTTTCTCCAACCTGAGCGCGTTCGCCGAGGCTGCCACCGGCACGCTTCTGGCCGATGCTGTGGCCATCCTGGGCAGCTTGGACCTGATTATTCCTGAAATCGACCGGTAG
- a CDS encoding Na(+)/H(+) antiporter subunit D, producing the protein MGTDIFIHPAAGFLILALLVPFVPTSLWKNKALRGALAIIPPLVAIYSIFSVEPGLYGNLHYLDQTLTFGRVDKLSVVFGQVFAIISFIGCIYGMHVEDRGHYVCASLYVAGGFGCVFAGDLLTVFLFWELMSIGSTFLIWQARTKESVHAGFRYFLYHTVGGLFLLAGLLLKYKATGGFAFEGVNPGGAHLYDWLILTGFCVNAAVVPLHAWLPDAYPRASVAGAVYMCAFTTKTAVYVLCRGFAGWEILAIAGTAMAIYGVLFACIENNSRRILSYHIVSQVGYMVAGIGIGTAMTINGAVAHAYAHILYKGLLFMGTGAILYSVGTAKLDELGGLATKLPWVMVWYMVAALSISGMPLFNGFISKTMTIAGAAEHHRTFLALGMEIAAVGTFISVGIKLPYFAFWGRKKEFTGEVKPLPVNMYVGMAICGLLCIAQGVYPNMLYHYLPMEMEGHAFVPWTMDKVINACLLLGFSGLAFYLTRYIITPHKSLNLDFDWFYRLIGKVTMKAFCWPSAKVDDVWTEVYRTVGLRALIGMGDGTSWFDKKGIDTVVDGSAYTVRNLGRLGAKVQTANLQDYLALAAVLGLGIFALVWYFG; encoded by the coding sequence ATGGGGACTGATATCTTCATTCACCCCGCCGCGGGCTTCCTCATCCTGGCCTTGCTGGTGCCGTTCGTGCCCACAAGCCTGTGGAAGAACAAGGCGTTGCGGGGCGCGCTGGCCATCATACCGCCGCTTGTCGCCATCTATTCCATCTTCTCGGTGGAACCGGGCCTGTACGGCAACCTGCATTACCTTGACCAGACCCTGACCTTCGGGCGCGTGGACAAACTGTCCGTCGTCTTCGGCCAGGTCTTCGCCATCATCTCCTTCATCGGCTGCATCTACGGAATGCACGTGGAGGACCGGGGGCACTACGTTTGCGCCTCCCTGTACGTGGCCGGCGGATTCGGCTGCGTGTTCGCGGGCGACCTGCTGACGGTCTTCCTGTTCTGGGAACTGATGTCCATCGGTTCCACCTTCCTTATCTGGCAGGCCAGGACCAAGGAATCCGTTCATGCCGGTTTCCGTTACTTCCTGTACCACACCGTGGGTGGCCTGTTCCTGCTCGCAGGGCTGCTGCTCAAGTACAAGGCCACCGGCGGTTTCGCCTTTGAAGGCGTGAACCCGGGCGGCGCTCATCTCTACGACTGGCTGATCCTGACCGGCTTCTGCGTCAACGCCGCCGTGGTGCCTTTGCACGCATGGCTGCCCGACGCTTACCCCCGCGCCTCCGTGGCGGGTGCCGTTTACATGTGCGCCTTCACCACCAAGACTGCGGTTTACGTCCTTTGCCGGGGCTTCGCGGGCTGGGAAATTCTGGCCATCGCCGGTACGGCAATGGCTATCTACGGCGTGCTCTTCGCGTGTATCGAGAATAATTCCCGACGCATCCTGTCCTACCACATCGTATCCCAGGTGGGGTACATGGTCGCGGGCATCGGCATCGGCACTGCAATGACCATCAACGGCGCGGTGGCCCATGCCTACGCGCACATTCTGTACAAGGGCCTGCTCTTCATGGGCACCGGCGCAATCCTGTACTCGGTCGGCACGGCCAAACTGGACGAACTGGGCGGCCTGGCCACCAAGCTGCCCTGGGTCATGGTCTGGTACATGGTCGCGGCCCTGTCCATCTCCGGAATGCCGCTGTTCAACGGCTTCATTTCGAAGACCATGACCATCGCCGGCGCAGCCGAACACCACCGCACCTTCCTCGCCCTCGGCATGGAGATCGCGGCGGTCGGTACGTTCATCTCGGTGGGCATCAAGCTTCCTTACTTCGCGTTCTGGGGACGCAAGAAGGAGTTCACGGGCGAGGTCAAGCCGCTGCCCGTCAACATGTATGTGGGCATGGCCATCTGCGGCCTGCTGTGCATCGCCCAGGGCGTCTACCCCAACATGCTCTATCACTACCTCCCCATGGAAATGGAAGGGCACGCCTTTGTTCCCTGGACCATGGACAAGGTCATCAACGCCTGTCTGTTGCTCGGTTTCTCCGGCCTGGCGTTCTACCTGACCCGCTACATCATCACCCCGCACAAGTCGCTCAACCTGGACTTCGACTGGTTCTACCGCCTCATCGGCAAGGTGACCATGAAGGCCTTTTGCTGGCCTTCGGCCAAGGTTGACGACGTCTGGACCGAGGTCTATCGGACCGTCGGCCTGCGGGCGCTCATCGGCATGGGTGACGGCACTTCTTGGTTCGACAAGAAGGGCATTGATACGGTGGTGGACGGCAGCGCCTACACCGTCAGGAACCTCGGAAGGCTGGGGGCCAAGGTCCAGACAGCCAACCTGCAGGACTACCTGGCGCTGGCCGCCGTTCTCGGCTTGGGCATCTTCGCCCTTGTATGGTACTTCGGCTAA
- a CDS encoding complex I subunit 4 family protein, with translation MDFGYPVLTILIAFPLVAACGLFFLRAPQVVRYYTMAVSLIECLLAVPLTGFKLNADFQFVEKIDWVHQWGLQYYLGVDGISILMVLLTIAVLPLCVMCSWTYIGKRVKEFHFCLLFMTASVLGVFCALDLVLFYVFWEAMLIPMYLLIAVWGGDDRKYASLKFFLYTLAGSTLLLAAIVAFRITGGTFSIPDLMQMNFSFRFQFWAFLAMALAFAIKVPMFPFHTWLPAAHVQAPSAGSVILAAVLLKMGTYGFLRFCLPLTPAASEYFAPMMIAISVVSILYGGAIALGQQDIKKLVAYSSVGHMGFVTLGIFLFNQRGVEGALFQMLNHGIVTGALFMMIGAVYERSHSREISKNMGLGKYLPAFMFFWGLMALASFGFPGTNGFVGEILVFIGAFEQSTILGMLLVPGALLAAAYMFRVSLKMAWGKPSTAKTWRDLNAREWIYLTIPAVFVFWIGLAPTPFFKVIDPSINKLLEDFDSRKVAVVETVQPLQTAAADVLNVTAEKE, from the coding sequence TTGGACTTCGGATATCCGGTACTCACGATATTGATCGCATTCCCGCTCGTCGCGGCTTGCGGACTCTTCTTCCTGCGGGCTCCGCAGGTGGTGAGATACTACACCATGGCGGTGTCCCTCATCGAGTGTCTGCTTGCAGTGCCGCTCACGGGCTTTAAACTCAACGCCGATTTCCAGTTCGTCGAGAAGATAGACTGGGTCCACCAGTGGGGCCTGCAGTACTACCTCGGCGTGGATGGAATCAGCATACTCATGGTCCTGCTGACCATCGCGGTCCTGCCGCTGTGCGTCATGTGCTCCTGGACCTACATCGGCAAGCGGGTGAAGGAATTCCATTTCTGCCTGCTGTTCATGACAGCTTCGGTGCTCGGCGTGTTCTGCGCCCTGGACCTGGTCCTGTTCTACGTGTTCTGGGAAGCCATGCTTATCCCCATGTACCTGCTCATCGCGGTATGGGGCGGCGACGACCGCAAGTACGCGTCGCTCAAGTTCTTCCTGTACACCCTGGCGGGGTCCACCTTGCTTCTGGCGGCCATCGTGGCCTTCAGGATCACGGGCGGAACCTTTTCCATCCCGGACCTGATGCAGATGAACTTCAGCTTCCGCTTCCAGTTCTGGGCCTTCCTGGCAATGGCGCTCGCCTTCGCCATCAAGGTTCCCATGTTCCCGTTCCACACCTGGCTGCCCGCGGCTCACGTGCAGGCGCCTTCGGCGGGTTCCGTCATCCTGGCGGCCGTCCTGCTGAAGATGGGGACCTATGGGTTCCTGCGCTTCTGCCTGCCGCTCACCCCGGCGGCCTCCGAATACTTCGCCCCCATGATGATCGCGATCTCGGTCGTGTCCATCCTGTACGGCGGAGCCATCGCCCTGGGACAGCAGGACATCAAGAAGCTGGTCGCCTACTCGTCGGTAGGCCACATGGGCTTCGTCACCTTGGGCATCTTCCTGTTCAACCAGCGCGGCGTTGAAGGCGCGCTCTTCCAGATGCTCAACCACGGCATCGTCACGGGCGCGCTCTTCATGATGATCGGCGCGGTCTACGAACGCAGCCACAGCCGTGAAATCTCGAAGAACATGGGCCTGGGCAAGTACCTTCCGGCCTTCATGTTCTTCTGGGGCCTGATGGCGCTCGCGTCCTTCGGCTTCCCGGGAACCAACGGGTTCGTCGGCGAGATTCTGGTGTTCATCGGCGCTTTCGAGCAGTCCACCATTCTGGGTATGCTCCTGGTTCCCGGTGCGCTCCTGGCCGCGGCCTACATGTTCCGAGTGTCCCTGAAGATGGCCTGGGGCAAGCCCAGCACGGCCAAGACCTGGCGCGACCTCAACGCCCGCGAGTGGATCTACCTGACTATTCCGGCCGTGTTCGTGTTCTGGATCGGCCTCGCGCCCACCCCGTTCTTCAAGGTCATCGATCCCTCCATAAACAAGCTGCTCGAAGACTTCGACAGCCGGAAGGTGGCTGTCGTGGAAACCGTGCAACCGTTGCAAACAGCCGCCGCTGACGTCCTGAACGTGACGGCGGAAAAGGAATAG
- the nuoH gene encoding NADH-quinone oxidoreductase subunit NuoH: MNAFLSNLIPLIIAAVAAMIWLGLNALVWVYCERKFAGHIQRRPGPFEVGPHGVLQPLIDGLKLMGKQLLTPDNADAVLYWLAPLLSMLPVLLLFLPIPYGPVLIGMDVNLALLLILAFSSFNGLAVILAGWASNNKWGVLGAARAVSQTVAYEIPLLLTVLTVSFMTGSLSLLDITVQQGGHIGNWFIWKQPLAFIIFIIAMFGETNRAPFDLAEAESELTAGFHTEYSSMGFGLFFMAEYGYMVVMCSVCSVLFLGGFNGPFPGIEGWWWMLIKTYALLSLMVWARWTFPRVRFDQLLNINWKWLLPLATVNLLATALIMKL, translated from the coding sequence ATGAATGCATTCTTAAGTAATCTGATACCGTTGATCATTGCAGCGGTTGCCGCCATGATCTGGCTGGGGCTCAACGCCCTGGTGTGGGTCTACTGCGAACGTAAGTTCGCGGGCCATATCCAGCGTCGTCCCGGTCCCTTCGAGGTCGGCCCCCACGGTGTGCTCCAGCCGCTTATCGACGGTTTGAAACTCATGGGCAAACAGCTCCTGACTCCGGACAACGCGGACGCCGTCCTTTATTGGCTCGCGCCCCTTCTGTCCATGCTGCCGGTGCTGCTGCTCTTCCTGCCCATTCCGTACGGCCCGGTGCTGATCGGCATGGACGTCAACCTGGCCCTGCTCTTGATCCTGGCCTTCTCCAGTTTCAACGGACTGGCCGTGATCCTGGCGGGCTGGGCCTCCAACAACAAATGGGGCGTCCTCGGCGCGGCCCGTGCCGTGTCCCAGACCGTGGCCTACGAGATCCCGCTGCTTCTGACCGTGCTGACCGTGTCCTTCATGACCGGCAGCCTGAGTCTGCTGGACATCACCGTCCAGCAGGGCGGCCACATCGGCAACTGGTTCATCTGGAAACAACCCCTGGCCTTCATCATCTTCATTATCGCCATGTTCGGTGAAACCAACCGCGCTCCGTTTGACCTGGCCGAGGCCGAGTCCGAACTGACCGCCGGTTTTCATACCGAGTACTCGTCCATGGGCTTCGGCCTCTTCTTCATGGCCGAATACGGCTACATGGTGGTCATGTGTTCCGTCTGTTCCGTCCTGTTCCTGGGCGGGTTCAACGGCCCCTTCCCCGGCATCGAGGGATGGTGGTGGATGCTCATCAAGACCTACGCGCTGCTGTCGCTCATGGTCTGGGCACGCTGGACCTTCCCCCGCGTTCGGTTCGACCAACTGCTGAACATCAACTGGAAATGGTTGTTGCCGCTGGCCACCGTCAATCTGCTGGCCACCGCGCTGATCATGAAGTTGTAG
- the nuoK gene encoding NADH-quinone oxidoreductase subunit NuoK — protein MSALTLYQIVALILLCAGLYGLTQRRSLVGMLISVELMLNGAGLSMVAAAQLTDFSAVLGQLGTLFVMGLAAAEATLVLAMVVVVARRFKSAKSSDITTLKE, from the coding sequence ATGAGCGCATTGACCTTATACCAAATCGTCGCGCTGATTCTCCTGTGCGCGGGCCTCTACGGCCTGACCCAACGCAGGAGCCTCGTCGGCATGTTGATCTCGGTGGAACTGATGCTCAACGGCGCGGGCCTGTCCATGGTGGCGGCGGCGCAACTGACCGACTTCAGCGCGGTCCTCGGGCAGCTCGGAACCTTGTTCGTCATGGGGCTGGCCGCAGCCGAAGCCACGCTGGTCCTGGCCATGGTCGTGGTTGTGGCGAGACGTTTTAAATCCGCCAAATCCAGTGACATCACTACCCTGAAGGAATAG
- a CDS encoding NADH-quinone oxidoreductase subunit N — MNFNITALVPELFFLCMVLALMVQSLGSREWKPPVERWLPFGACAAFFVTITGFHLHGTMFWDVYKVDLMSQFFKIVITFGFYVVVLNASRQPTLAEGKRADYYMLLGFSTFGLMLLASSVELITIYLALELASYSMYAVIPLRAKDKGAAEAGIKYIMFGAVATALALYGLSYIMATQHTTHIAELMNKSWSFADQPMAVVGLSLFLGGMFFKLALFPFHFWCPDVYQGASNETAAFVATMPKMGAIVVLCRLAVLLKPGLEITTILAVLGALSMTFGNLSALAQTDIKRLLGFSSVAHAGYIMVGLVSGTPEGIGAAAFYGMAYLVMNLLVFWIVSRVASDGRNLKLTDLNGLYKKAPALAFSLAAGAFALVGLPPTMGFMGKFFLITSAWDHGYNWLVITLVLNSAIAIYYYLSLFRHAFTEETTPSEVAPPDNGWFASAGAGMLAAAVLVIGMIPAPLFNFAINAGKTLYGITVTFSGGGH, encoded by the coding sequence GTGAACTTCAACATCACTGCGCTTGTCCCGGAGCTGTTCTTCCTCTGCATGGTGCTGGCCCTCATGGTTCAGTCCCTCGGCAGCAGGGAGTGGAAGCCGCCTGTCGAGCGGTGGCTGCCTTTCGGCGCCTGCGCCGCCTTCTTCGTGACCATCACCGGCTTCCATCTGCACGGGACCATGTTCTGGGACGTCTACAAAGTGGATCTCATGTCCCAGTTCTTCAAGATCGTCATTACGTTCGGCTTCTACGTGGTCGTGCTCAACGCCTCGCGCCAGCCCACCCTTGCTGAGGGCAAGCGGGCCGACTACTACATGCTGCTCGGCTTCTCCACCTTCGGCCTGATGTTGCTCGCCTCCTCCGTGGAGCTGATTACCATCTATCTGGCCCTGGAGCTGGCCTCATACTCCATGTACGCGGTCATCCCGCTGCGCGCCAAAGACAAGGGCGCGGCCGAGGCGGGCATCAAGTATATCATGTTCGGCGCGGTCGCCACGGCCCTGGCCCTGTACGGCTTGTCCTACATCATGGCCACCCAGCACACGACCCACATCGCCGAGCTCATGAACAAGTCCTGGTCGTTCGCCGACCAGCCCATGGCCGTTGTGGGCCTGTCGCTCTTCTTGGGCGGCATGTTCTTCAAGCTGGCCCTGTTCCCGTTCCACTTCTGGTGCCCGGACGTCTATCAGGGTGCCAGCAACGAGACCGCCGCGTTTGTGGCGACCATGCCCAAGATGGGCGCCATCGTGGTCCTGTGCCGCCTGGCCGTGCTTCTCAAGCCCGGTCTTGAGATCACCACCATCCTGGCGGTGCTCGGCGCGCTGTCCATGACCTTCGGCAACCTGTCGGCCTTGGCCCAGACGGACATAAAGAGGCTTCTCGGCTTCTCGTCAGTGGCCCATGCGGGCTACATCATGGTCGGTCTGGTCTCCGGCACTCCCGAGGGTATCGGCGCGGCCGCCTTCTACGGCATGGCCTACCTCGTGATGAACCTGCTCGTGTTCTGGATTGTCAGCCGCGTGGCCTCGGACGGCCGCAATCTCAAGCTGACCGACCTGAACGGCCTGTACAAGAAGGCTCCGGCCCTGGCGTTCTCGCTGGCCGCAGGGGCCTTCGCCCTCGTCGGCCTGCCGCCGACCATGGGCTTCATGGGCAAGTTCTTCCTCATCACCTCGGCCTGGGACCACGGTTACAACTGGCTGGTCATCACCCTGGTGCTGAACTCGGCCATCGCCATCTACTACTACCTGTCCCTGTTCCGGCACGCCTTCACCGAGGAGACGACGCCGAGCGAAGTGGCCCCGCCCGACAACGGTTGGTTCGCCTCCGCAGGCGCGGGTATGCTCGCCGCGGCAGTGCTGGTCATAGGCATGATCCCGGCTCCCTTGTTCAACTTCGCCATCAACGCGGGCAAGACCCTGTACGGCATCACCGTCACTTTCAGCGGCGGCGGCCACTAA
- a CDS encoding monovalent cation/H+ antiporter subunit D family protein, with protein MMEGVTTYSPILLPVVFTLLTPLFIYLCRGDDNRREAISFIGAFLTFVSVLWMAPKVLSGQVLYYHVTTILPGITIAFAADGLSMVFALIAPFLWFFVTSYNIGYMRGLNEHAQTRYYVCFAVAIFGAVGVALSANVFTLYLFYEVITVFTYPLVYHHEDQEAKIGARKYIIYLMGTSKLFLLPAMVLTYVLVGNLDFNLTDIQHGMFSAQVVAEHPRLVALTYWLFIFGIGKAALMPFHNWLPSAMVAPTPVSALLHAVAVVKAGVFCVSRIVLSAFGTKTAAALTMSQVYVGSPGTWLGDLSIGLGTAYIAAFTLTVASFIALTKDDIKARLAYSTVAQLSYVVIGVTMLVDTAVQGGVMHIAHHAFSKITLFMAAGAIYVACHLKKISLMDGLGRRMPLTFGAFGIASLSMIGMPPACGFVSKWYLVNGTLDSHQWPLLCALLLSTALNAGYFVPITYRAFFKKPRPEANIGQYNEPSMTMVIPLCVTAFISVFLGLYPQTFLNFVNAFGKF; from the coding sequence ATGATGGAAGGTGTAACTACATATAGTCCAATTCTTCTGCCGGTGGTGTTCACGCTGCTCACGCCTCTTTTCATCTACCTCTGTCGGGGAGATGACAACCGGCGCGAGGCGATCAGCTTCATCGGTGCGTTCCTGACCTTTGTTTCGGTGCTTTGGATGGCGCCGAAAGTCCTCTCCGGACAGGTCCTGTACTACCACGTAACCACCATCCTGCCGGGTATCACCATAGCCTTTGCGGCGGACGGGCTGTCCATGGTTTTCGCCCTGATCGCCCCGTTCCTCTGGTTCTTCGTGACCAGCTACAACATCGGCTACATGCGCGGGCTGAACGAGCACGCGCAGACCCGCTATTACGTCTGCTTCGCGGTGGCCATCTTCGGCGCCGTGGGTGTGGCCCTGTCGGCCAACGTGTTCACGCTCTACCTCTTCTACGAGGTCATCACCGTGTTCACGTATCCGCTGGTTTATCACCACGAGGATCAGGAGGCCAAGATCGGAGCCCGCAAGTACATCATCTACTTGATGGGTACCTCCAAGCTCTTCCTCCTGCCCGCCATGGTCCTGACCTACGTGCTGGTCGGCAACCTCGACTTCAATCTCACTGACATCCAGCACGGCATGTTCTCCGCACAGGTCGTCGCCGAGCATCCCAGACTGGTGGCTCTCACCTACTGGCTGTTCATCTTTGGTATCGGCAAGGCGGCACTCATGCCGTTCCACAACTGGCTCCCGTCGGCAATGGTCGCGCCCACCCCGGTTTCGGCCTTGCTGCACGCGGTGGCGGTCGTCAAGGCGGGCGTCTTCTGCGTCAGCCGCATCGTGCTCTCCGCTTTCGGCACCAAGACCGCCGCAGCCCTGACCATGAGTCAGGTCTACGTCGGCTCTCCCGGCACCTGGCTCGGCGACCTGAGCATCGGTCTGGGCACGGCCTACATCGCGGCCTTCACCCTGACGGTGGCTTCGTTCATCGCTCTGACCAAGGACGACATCAAGGCGCGACTGGCCTATTCGACCGTGGCCCAGCTCTCCTACGTCGTCATCGGCGTGACCATGCTGGTGGATACGGCAGTGCAGGGCGGTGTTATGCATATCGCCCACCACGCCTTCTCCAAGATCACACTCTTTATGGCCGCGGGCGCCATCTATGTCGCCTGCCACCTGAAGAAGATCAGCCTCATGGATGGCCTTGGACGCCGTATGCCGCTGACTTTCGGCGCATTCGGCATAGCCTCCCTGTCCATGATCGGTATGCCGCCGGCCTGCGGCTTCGTCTCCAAATGGTACCTGGTCAACGGCACGCTCGATTCGCACCAGTGGCCGCTGCTTTGCGCGCTGCTCCTTTCGACGGCGCTCAACGCGGGCTACTTCGTGCCCATCACCTACCGGGCCTTCTTCAAGAAGCCCCGGCCCGAAGCCAACATCGGCCAGTACAACGAGCCGTCCATGACCATGGTCATTCCGCTGTGCGTAACGGCGTTCATCTCGGTGTTCTTGGGTCTGTATCCGCAGACGTTCCTGAACTTCGTCAACGCTTTCGGCAAGTTCTAG
- a CDS encoding NADH-quinone oxidoreductase subunit J family protein has product MEVLAKIAFGVYTLVILGGAVLAVSSSSLVRALIGLITTLIGVAGMYLLLATPFMAFMQLLIYVGAVSVLIFFAVMLTRAEKGGDEAGAAPMKRYVYGLAATMAPAAILGWLVLTRPVESVSLPVEVSIKQLGEGLLESYFLPFELISVILMVAMSGAVLLVWEKRGKK; this is encoded by the coding sequence ATGGAAGTCTTGGCAAAAATAGCATTCGGCGTGTACACGCTCGTCATTTTGGGCGGGGCCGTTCTCGCCGTGTCGAGCAGCAGTCTGGTGCGGGCCCTTATCGGCCTGATTACCACGCTCATCGGCGTGGCGGGGATGTATCTTCTCCTGGCGACCCCGTTCATGGCCTTCATGCAGTTGCTCATCTACGTCGGCGCGGTCAGCGTCCTGATCTTCTTCGCGGTCATGCTGACCCGGGCGGAGAAAGGCGGCGATGAGGCTGGCGCGGCACCCATGAAACGGTACGTTTACGGGCTGGCGGCCACCATGGCCCCGGCGGCCATTTTGGGCTGGCTGGTTCTGACTCGGCCCGTCGAGTCCGTGTCCCTGCCCGTGGAAGTGAGCATCAAGCAGCTCGGTGAAGGGCTGCTCGAATCCTACTTCCTGCCCTTCGAGCTGATCTCGGTCATCCTGATGGTCGCCATGTCCGGCGCCGTCCTGCTTGTCTGGGAAAAGAGGGGGAAGAAATAA
- a CDS encoding 4Fe-4S binding protein, producing MGKFKENVIQPLIDCWSLIVGLKITGKYFCKPLVTVHYPRQVIDDENLETYGGHIELIGKPKDPATPKCISCMMCVTNCPSKCLSVVKSKPPKPTAEEEAAMKAAEEAGEKVKKPKAPKNPAKFTYDYSLCSLCGTCIDNCPAKSLKFSNDIYWVATSRKEMKIDLLARLKEQATELSAPVPKTEAASAAAEKEA from the coding sequence ATGGGTAAATTCAAGGAAAACGTCATTCAGCCGCTCATTGACTGCTGGTCTCTGATTGTCGGCCTCAAGATCACGGGCAAGTATTTTTGCAAGCCCCTGGTCACGGTCCACTATCCGCGCCAGGTCATCGACGACGAGAATCTGGAAACATACGGCGGGCACATCGAACTCATCGGCAAGCCCAAGGACCCGGCCACGCCCAAGTGCATCTCCTGCATGATGTGCGTGACCAACTGCCCGAGCAAATGTCTGTCTGTGGTCAAGTCCAAGCCTCCCAAGCCTACCGCCGAGGAGGAAGCGGCCATGAAGGCGGCCGAGGAAGCGGGGGAAAAGGTCAAGAAGCCGAAAGCTCCCAAGAACCCGGCCAAGTTCACCTACGACTACAGCCTGTGTTCGCTGTGCGGCACCTGCATCGACAACTGCCCGGCAAAGTCGCTCAAGTTCTCCAATGATATATATTGGGTGGCGACTTCCAGGAAAGAGATGAAAATCGATCTTCTCGCCCGGCTCAAGGAACAGGCCACGGAGCTTTCCGCGCCTGTCCCCAAGACCGAGGCCGCTTCGGCCGCGGCGGAGAAGGAGGCGTAA
- a CDS encoding NADH-quinone oxidoreductase subunit C, producing the protein MLQALEGVATQCVAKQDPAVTGHVWSVFLAPGQIVKAARKLCEAEYSLEDIFAMDFEEGFLVQYHFNRWTINERIVLRVLVSKDNPVVPSITSVFDGAEWHERETRDFHGVVFEGNPNLVPLLLAVEDKDLCPLCKTDKARKSIKDVLALGEVVSCSAEVEALFAEAEAEEASDA; encoded by the coding sequence ATGTTGCAGGCTTTGGAAGGGGTGGCGACCCAGTGCGTCGCCAAACAGGACCCGGCCGTCACGGGCCATGTGTGGTCGGTCTTTCTGGCTCCGGGCCAGATCGTTAAGGCAGCGAGGAAGCTGTGCGAGGCCGAATATTCCCTTGAGGATATATTCGCCATGGACTTCGAGGAGGGGTTCCTCGTGCAGTACCACTTCAACAGATGGACCATAAACGAACGGATCGTCCTCCGCGTGCTCGTGAGTAAGGACAATCCCGTGGTTCCGTCCATCACCTCCGTTTTTGACGGGGCTGAGTGGCATGAACGCGAAACCCGCGACTTTCATGGTGTGGTCTTCGAGGGCAACCCGAATCTTGTGCCGCTGCTTCTGGCGGTGGAGGACAAGGACCTTTGCCCGCTGTGCAAGACCGACAAGGCGCGCAAGTCCATCAAGGACGTGCTTGCGCTGGGTGAAGTCGTGAGTTGCTCTGCGGAAGTTGAAGCGTTGTTTGCGGAAGCGGAGGCCGAGGAGGCCTCCGATGCGTAG